A region from the Penaeus vannamei isolate JL-2024 unplaced genomic scaffold, ASM4276789v1 unanchor872, whole genome shotgun sequence genome encodes:
- the LOC138861098 gene encoding uncharacterized protein, which yields CLVLVNIVPSDGVLVYIVPSDGVLVILVPNGDVLVNIVPSDGVSVYIVPRDVVLVFIVPSDGASVYIVPMDVVLVFIVPSDGASVYIVPSDVVSVNIVPSDGVLVYIVPSDGVLVNIVPSDGASVYIVPSDGASVYIVPSDGASVYIVPSDGASVYIVPSDVVLVFIVPSDVVLVFIVPSDGVSVYIVPSDGVLVYIVPSDGVLVYLVYGEDVLVCMVHRHSVLIFMVPCNGD from the coding sequence TGCCTAGTCTTGGTCAATATAGTGCCCAGTGATGGTGTCTTGGTCTATATAGTGCCTAGTGATGGTGTCTTGGTCATTTTAGTACCTAATGGTGATGTCTTGGTCAATATAGTGCCCAGTGATGGTGTCTCAGTCTATATAGTGCCTAGGGATGTTGTCTTGGTCTTTATAGTGCCTAGTGATGGTGCCTCAGTCTATATAGTGCCTATGGATGTTGTCTTGGTCTTTATAGTGCCTAGTGATGGTGCCTCAGTCTATATAGTGCCCAGTGATGTTGTCTCAGTCAATATAGTGCCCAGTGATGGTGTCTTGGTCTATATAGTGCCTAGTGATGGTGTCTTGGTCAATATAGTGCCTAGTGATGGTGCCTCAGTCTATATAGTGCCTAGTGATGGTGCCTCAGTCTATATAGTGCCTAGTGATGGTGCCTCAGTCTATATAGTGCCTAGTGATGGTGCCTCAGTCTATATAGTGCCTAGTGATGTTGTCTTGGTCTTTATAGTGCCCAGTGATGTTGTCTTGGTCTTTATAGTGCCTAGTGATGGTGTCTCAGTCTATATAGTGCCCAGTGATGGTGTCTTGGTCTATATAGTGCCTAGTGATGGTGTCTTGGTGTATCTGGTGTATGGTGAGGATGTCTTGGTCTGTATGGTGCATCGTCACAGTGTTTTGATCTTTATGGTGCCATGTAATGGTGACTGA